The following are from one region of the Nicotiana tabacum cultivar K326 chromosome 3, ASM71507v2, whole genome shotgun sequence genome:
- the LOC107826679 gene encoding uncharacterized protein LOC107826679, whose protein sequence is MAEEVANSETTSPTAEQNQNSVNATIESGFQGGTESTCNNNNAESSAVTSDGDREKSLEYADELMEKGAKADKDGDYGDAVECYSRALEIRVAHFGELAPECINAYYKYGCALLCKAQDEADPLVSVPKKDSESQQDSNRDGSVKSTVSCESSVASISSTGEPGGSSNGKEKEEDDAAEEKDNEGDEDEEESDAEDVAEGDEDETDLDLAWKLLDVARAIAEKHSGDTMEKVDVLSALAEVALEREDLETSLSDYLRALSILERLVEPDSRHIAELNFRICLCLEIASKPQEAIPYCQKAVSTCKSRLQRLTDEIKLLSESTERSATNVDQIARQSSNASQSNSVSAKEAEIETLTGLSAELEKKLEDLQQCMSNPSSILSDILGLVSAKARSTEKAASSSQMGAATSGSGGFDSPTVSTAHTNEAAGVTHLGVVGRGVKRVLLNTTTESSPMKKPASEPPSNNGDGSAS, encoded by the exons ATGGCTGAGGAAGTAGCAAATTCAGAAACAACAAGCCCTACGGCGGAGCAGAACCAGAACTCGGTGAATGCCACCATCGAATCAGGGTTTCAGGGAGGTACAGAATCGACTTGCAACAATAATAATGCTGAGAGTTCTGCGGTTACTTCTGATGGTGACCGCGAAAAATCGCTGGAGTACGCCGATGAGCTAATGGAGAAAGGTGCTAAGGCCGATAAAGATGGAGATTATGGAGATGCCGTTGAATGCTATAGTCGTGCTCTAGAAATCCG GGTTGCACATTTTGGTGAACTTGCTCCTGAATGTATCAATGCATACTATAAATATGGGTGTGCTTTGCTGTGCAAAGCTCAGGATGAGGCTGATCCTTTGGTTTCTGTGCCTAAAAAGGACAGCGAGTCTCAACAAGATTCTAATAGAGATGGTTCTGTTAAGAGTACTGTTAGTTGTGAATCTTCTGTTGCTTCTATCTCAAGTACCGGTGAACCAGGTGGAAGCTCAAAtggaaaggagaaagaggaagATGATG CTGCAGAGGAAAAAGACAATGaaggagatgaagatgaagaagaaagtgaTGCTGAGGATGTGGCTGAAGGTGATGAGGATGAAACTGACCTGGATTTGGCCTGGAAACTGTTAGATGTTGCAAGGGCAATTGCTGAAAAGCACTCTGGTGACACAATGGAAAAAGTGGATGTATTATCAGCTTTGGCTGAGGTAGCCTTGGAAAGAG AGGATCTTGAAACTTCCCTTAGTGATTACCTGAGGGCGTTATCCATTTTGGAACGCTTGGTTGAACCTGACAGTCGCCATATTGCTGAGCT CAACTTTAGGATATGTTTATGTCTGGAAATTGCTTCTAAGCCTCAGGAAGCCATACCATACTGCCAAAAGGCTGTTTCGACTTGCAAGTCGCGGCTACAGAGGCTCACCGATGAAATAAAGCTTTTGTCAGAATCAACAGAAAGATCAGCTACTAATGTAGATCAGATTGCGAGACAATCGTCCAATGCATCACAGTCCAACTCTGTATCTGCTAAAGAAGCAGAGATTGAAACGCTCACAGGTCTATCTGCAGAATTGGAGAAGAAG CTTGAAGATTTGCAGCAGTGCATGTCAAATCCATCATCTATCCTCTCAGATATTCTGGGACTGGTTTCTGCGAAAGCAAGAAGTACGGAAAAAGCTGCGAGCTCTTCACAGATGGGTGCTGCTACCAGTGGTAGTGGAGGTTTTGACTCTCCAACCGTTTCCACTGCCCACACAAATGAGGCAGCTGGAGTGACTCATCTAGGTGTAGTGGGAAGAGGAGTCAAGAGGGTGCTGCTAAACACAACTACAGAGTCTAGTCCAATGAAAAAGCCTGCATCTGAGCCGCCATCAAATAATGGAGATGGCAGTGCCTCGTAA
- the LOC107826680 gene encoding BTB/POZ domain-containing protein At5g66560 has product MAPSDHPTSKGQAWFCTTGLPSDIIIEVEDMTFHLHKFPLMSKSRKLHEMITEQETNVTSTRIQKPAERDNDAGDGDEEIEEETEEIEEDQQCCISFPDFPGGSETFETAAKFCYGVKIELSATNVAPLRCAGDYLEMTEEYSEDNLISKTERFLSQTVLKSIKDSIKTLNSCKNVLSLAETLGIVQRCIDAVAVRASAADPSLFGWPVNDAAIEANTRRKGASRTGGMDSWFEELGHLSLPLFKRLISAMKGRDLSSEVIESCLMFYAKKYIPGISRSSRKASSSSIPSENEQRELLETIITNLPAEKSSNASTATRILFGLLRTANILNASEASRTALERKIGSQLEQATLDDLLIPSYSYLNETLYDVACVERILGYFLNGLEERLTTSIQGEEENSRGRSAALMLVGKLIDGYLSEIASDNNLLPEKFCELAVALPDQARLFDDGLYRAVDVYLKAHSWISEAERERICGVMDCQKLTLEACTHAAQNERLPLRAVVQVLFFEQLQLRQAIAGTLMVADVAPGDIPRLSILDGGEGDRESGEEEETTGVVGVARAQEGSSTWRNAVRENQVLRLDMDSMRTRVQELERECSTMKKTIQKIDKVGKHGGAGGGEKGGGWRSKLGCKFKTQVCDSHEPTVVEGRKGRGHRHRQ; this is encoded by the exons ATGGCGCCGTCTGACCATCCCACTTCCAAAGGCCAAGCATG GTTTTGTACTACAGGTTTACCTAGCGATATCATCATCGAAGTTGAAGATATGACCTTCCACCTTCACAAG TTTCCTCTGATGTCAAAAAGTAGAAAGCTTCATGAGATGATAACAGAGCAAGAGACAAATGTAACAAGCACTAGAATCCAAAAACCTGCTGAACGAGACAACGATGCAGGTGATGGTGACGAAGagattgaagaagaaacagaggaGATTGAGGAGGACCAGCAATGTTGTATTTCATTCCCTGATTTTCCGGGAGGTTCAGAGACATTCGAGACGGCTGCCAAGTTCTGCTACGGTGTGAAAATCGAGCTGTCTGCAACGAATGTTGCTCCACTGCGCTGTGCGGGTGACTACTTAGAGATGACTGAAGAGTACTCCGAAGATAACCTCATTTCCAAAACGGAGAGGTTTCTTTCACAAACTGTGCTCAAGAGCATTAAGGACTCCATCAAAACACTTAATTCATGTAAGAACGTCTTGTCGTTAGCAGAAACACTCGGCATTGTTCAGAGATGCATTGACGCCGTTGCTGTTAGAGCTTCCGCTGCTGATCCGTCTCTCTTCGGCTGGCCAGTGAATGACGCCGCCATTGAAGCAAATACTCGCCGTAAAGGTGCCTCTAGAACCGGTGGTATGGATTCGTGGTTCGAAGAGCTGGGGCACTTGAGTTTACCTCTGTTCAAGCGTCTGATTTCTGCCATGAAAGGTAGAGATTTGAGTTCAGAGGTTATCGAGAGCTGTCTAATGTTTTATGCCAAGAAGTACATTCCAGGAATTTCACGTTCGAGTAGGAAGGCATCGTCTTCTTCAATACCTTCAGAGAATGAACAGAGAGAACTTCTGGAGACAATAATTACAAATCTTCCTGCAGAGAAAAGCTCAAATGCCTCAACAGCTACAAGAATTCTCTTCGGATTACTGAGAACAGCGAATATACTGAATGCTTCGGAAGCTTCTCGAACTGCACTGGAGAGGAAAATCGGATCTCAACTGGAACAAGCCACATTGGACGATCTACTCATTCCGAGCTATTCTTATCTGAATGAAACGTTATATGATGTCGCTTGTGTGGAGAGAATATTAGGATATTTTTTGAACGGATTGGAGGAGAGATTGACGACTAGTATTCAAGGCGAAGAAGAGAACAGCAGAGGTAGATCCGCGGCGTTAATGTTAGTCGGTAAGTTAATCGACGGTTACTTATCGGAAATCGCTTCGGACAATAATTTGTTGCCGGAGAAATTCTGTGAACTAGCTGTTGCATTGCCGGATCAAGCTAGACTCTTTGATGACGGCCTTTATAGAGCCGTCGATGTGTATCTCAAG GCGCATTCATGGATATCGGAGGCGGAGAGGGAGAGAATTTGCGGAGTAATGGATTGCCAAAAGCTAACACTAGAAGCGTGTACACACGCAGCTCAGAATGAACGGCTTCCACTCAGAGCCGTAGTTCAGGTACTGTTCTTCGAGCAACTTCAACTCCGGCAAGCAATCGCCGGAACTCTTATGGTCGCCGACGTTGCTCCGGGAGACATCCCACGGCTATCAATTTTGGACGGCGGAGAAGGGGACAGAGAGAGTGGAGAGGAAGAGGAAACGACAGGAGTAGTTGGGGTGGCACGTGCACAGGAAGGTAGTAGCACGTGGAGGAACGCAGTGAGAGAGAATCAGGTGTTACGCTTGGATATGGATAGCATGAGGACGCGAGTACAAGAACTGGAACGAGAATGCTCTACAATGAAGAAAACAATCCAGAAGATAGATAAGGTAGGGAAACACGGCGGCGCCGGCGGCGGAGAAAAAGGAGGAGGGTGGAGGAGCAAGTTAGGGTGTAAATTCAAGACGCAAGTGTGTGACTCGCATGAGCCAACCGTTGTGGAGGGCAGGAAAGGACGGGGCCACCGTCATCGTCAATAA